The following proteins are co-located in the Paraburkholderia phytofirmans PsJN genome:
- the dnaA gene encoding chromosomal replication initiator protein DnaA, whose amino-acid sequence MNDFWQHCSALLERELTPQQYVTWIKPLAPVAFDAAANTLSIAAPNRFKLDWVKSQFSGRIADMARDFWQAPVDVQFVLDPKAGMRAPAAAAPAPASARPASAPGSMGGSAGNGAAVDAAVGAVQAAQAARAAGTNGANNAMANLNANARAAAEQNANARAAAADDSADLDLPSLDANEAAAARRTWRPGQSASSNGNGETDSMYERSKLNPVLTFDNFVTGKANQLARAAAIQVADNPGISYNPLFLYGGVGLGKTHLIHAIGNQLLMDKAGARIRYIHAEQYVSDVVKAYQRKAFDDFKRYYHSLDLLLIDDIQFFSGKSRTQEEFFYAFEALVANKAQVIITSDTYPKEISGIDDRLISRFDSGLTVAIEPPELEMRVAILMRKAQSEFVSLNEDVAFFVAKHLRSNVRELEGALRKILAYSKFHGREITIEVTKEALKDLLTVQNRQISVENIQKTTADFYSIKVADMYSKKRPANIARPRQIAMYLAKELTQKSLPEIGELFGGRDHTTVLHAVRKIADERSKDAQLNHELHVLEQTLKG is encoded by the coding sequence ATGAACGATTTCTGGCAACACTGTTCCGCATTGCTGGAGCGCGAGCTGACGCCCCAGCAGTACGTGACGTGGATCAAACCGTTGGCCCCGGTCGCCTTCGACGCCGCTGCGAACACGCTCAGCATCGCCGCGCCGAACCGCTTCAAGCTCGACTGGGTCAAGAGCCAGTTCTCCGGCCGCATCGCGGATATGGCCCGCGATTTCTGGCAGGCTCCCGTCGACGTCCAATTCGTGCTCGACCCGAAAGCCGGCATGCGTGCCCCTGCCGCAGCCGCGCCGGCCCCGGCTTCTGCGCGTCCGGCTTCCGCGCCTGGCTCGATGGGCGGCAGCGCCGGCAATGGTGCCGCGGTGGACGCAGCCGTCGGCGCCGTGCAAGCGGCGCAGGCCGCGCGCGCCGCTGGTACGAACGGCGCGAACAACGCGATGGCCAATCTCAACGCCAATGCCCGCGCCGCAGCTGAACAAAATGCGAACGCGCGCGCCGCGGCCGCTGACGATTCCGCCGACCTCGATCTGCCAAGCCTCGACGCGAACGAAGCGGCAGCCGCCCGCCGCACGTGGCGACCGGGCCAAAGCGCCAGCTCGAACGGCAACGGCGAGACCGACTCGATGTACGAGCGCTCCAAGCTGAACCCGGTTCTGACCTTCGACAACTTCGTGACCGGTAAGGCCAACCAGTTGGCACGCGCCGCGGCGATTCAGGTCGCGGACAACCCCGGTATCTCGTACAACCCGCTGTTTCTGTATGGCGGCGTGGGCCTCGGCAAGACCCACCTGATCCACGCGATCGGCAACCAGCTTCTAATGGATAAGGCCGGCGCGCGGATTCGCTACATCCACGCGGAGCAGTACGTGTCCGACGTGGTGAAGGCCTACCAGCGCAAGGCGTTCGACGATTTCAAGCGCTACTATCACTCGCTCGACCTGCTGCTGATCGACGATATTCAATTCTTTTCAGGCAAGTCGCGCACACAAGAAGAATTCTTCTACGCGTTCGAAGCGCTGGTCGCGAACAAGGCGCAGGTGATCATTACCAGCGACACGTATCCGAAGGAAATTTCGGGTATCGACGACCGGTTGATCTCGCGCTTCGACTCCGGCCTGACCGTGGCGATCGAGCCGCCCGAGCTGGAAATGCGCGTCGCGATTCTGATGCGCAAGGCGCAATCCGAGTTCGTGAGCCTGAATGAAGACGTCGCGTTCTTCGTCGCGAAACACTTGCGTTCGAACGTGCGTGAACTCGAAGGCGCACTGCGCAAGATCCTCGCGTACTCGAAGTTCCACGGCCGCGAAATCACGATCGAAGTCACCAAAGAAGCGCTGAAAGACCTGCTGACGGTGCAGAACCGGCAGATTTCGGTGGAAAACATCCAGAAGACCACGGCTGACTTTTACAGCATCAAGGTCGCGGACATGTATTCGAAGAAGCGCCCCGCGAACATCGCGCGGCCGCGGCAGATCGCCATGTATCTGGCGAAAGAGCTGACCCAGAAGAGCTTGCCGGAAATCGGCGAACTGTTCGGCGGACGCGACCACACCACCGTGCTGCACGCGGTGCGCAAAATTGCCGACGAGCGCAGCAAGGACGCGCAACTGAACCACGAACTGCACGTGCTGGAGCAGACGCTGAAGGGCTGA
- the dnaN gene encoding DNA polymerase III subunit beta: MQLVKTERDNLLRPLQTVSGIVERRHTLPILANLLITKNGPDVSFLSTDLELQITTRADFGVGGDSVATTVAARKLLDILRAMPDGQVTLTLNDKRLTVQSGKSRFALQTLAADEFPTVAQAKDYGANLVVPQKTFRQLLGMVHFSMAQQDIRYYLNGMLLVVDGDQLMAVATDGHRLAFSSMKIEGSFQRQEVIIPRKTILELQRLLEDIDDTLKIDIAQTQVKFTFGQVELVSKLVEGKFPDFQRVIPKSHKNQFVIGREELQRSLQRAAILTSDKFKGVRCIIEPGQLKIMSTNADQEEAQEELEIAYDGDSVDIGFNVTYLLDVLANLKVDTLQVSLGDASSSALITIPENDEFKYVVMPMRI; the protein is encoded by the coding sequence ATGCAACTGGTCAAGACCGAACGCGATAACCTCCTCAGGCCGCTGCAAACTGTGAGCGGCATCGTCGAACGCCGCCATACGTTGCCGATCCTCGCCAATTTGCTGATTACCAAGAACGGCCCCGATGTGTCGTTCCTGTCCACCGACCTCGAGTTGCAGATCACCACGCGTGCCGATTTCGGCGTGGGCGGCGATTCGGTGGCGACCACGGTGGCAGCGAGAAAGCTCCTCGACATTCTGCGCGCCATGCCCGACGGGCAGGTCACGCTCACGCTGAACGACAAGCGTTTGACCGTGCAATCCGGCAAGAGCCGCTTTGCGCTGCAAACGCTCGCCGCGGACGAATTCCCGACGGTCGCGCAAGCTAAAGACTACGGCGCGAACCTCGTGGTTCCCCAAAAGACGTTCCGCCAGTTGCTCGGTATGGTCCATTTTTCGATGGCCCAGCAGGACATCCGCTATTACCTGAACGGCATGCTGCTGGTGGTGGACGGCGACCAGCTGATGGCGGTCGCAACGGACGGCCACCGTCTGGCGTTCTCGTCCATGAAGATCGAAGGCTCGTTCCAGCGTCAGGAAGTGATCATTCCGCGCAAGACGATTCTGGAACTCCAGCGCCTGCTGGAAGATATCGACGACACGCTGAAGATCGACATCGCGCAGACGCAGGTCAAGTTTACGTTTGGCCAGGTTGAACTGGTGTCGAAGCTGGTGGAAGGCAAATTCCCCGACTTCCAGCGCGTGATTCCGAAGTCGCACAAGAATCAGTTCGTGATCGGCCGTGAAGAACTGCAGCGCTCGCTGCAACGCGCCGCGATTCTGACCTCGGACAAATTCAAGGGCGTGCGCTGCATTATCGAGCCGGGCCAGTTGAAGATCATGTCGACCAACGCCGATCAGGAAGAGGCGCAGGAAGAACTGGAAATCGCATACGACGGCGACAGCGTCGATATCGGGTTCAACGTCACGTATCTGCTCGACGTGCTCGCGAACCTGAAGGTCGACACGTTGCAAGTGAGCCTGGGCGACGCCAGCTCCAGCGCGTTGATCACGATTCCCGAGAACGACGAATTCAAATACGTCGTGATGCCGATGCGCATCTAA
- the gyrB gene encoding DNA topoisomerase (ATP-hydrolyzing) subunit B gives MTETNNSQPDNSYGASSIQILEGLEAVRKRPGMYIGDTSDGTGLHHLVFEVLDNSIDEALAGHCNDIQVIIHADNSISITDNGRGVPTGLKMDDKHDPKRSAAEIVMTELHAGGKFDQNSYKVSGGLHGVGVSCVNALSAWLRLTIRRDGKKHFMEFHRGVPQNRIIEEIDGVAVSPIQVTGETENRGTEVHFLADETIFGNIEYHYDILAKRIRELSFLNNGVRIKLTDQRTGKEEDFAFVGGVKGFVEYINKNKSVLHPNIFHISGEKDGVGVEVAMQWNDSYNENVLCFTNNIPQRDGGTHLTGLRAAMTRVLNKYINDHEVAKKAKVETSGDDMREGLSCVLSVKVPEPKFSAQTKDKLVSSEVRAPVEDVVAKALEEFLLETPNDAKIICSKIVDAARARDAARKAREMTRRKGVLDGVGLPGKLADCQEKDPAKSEIYIVEGDSAGGSAKQGRDRKFQAILPLRGKVLNVEKARYDKLLSSEQIVTLITALGCGIGKEDYNLDKLRYHRIIIMTDADVDGAHIRTLLLTFFYRQMPEMIERGYIYIAQPPLFKIKAGKDERYLKDEAEVNAHILKLALQGSELSASEGSTPITGDALGELARAYLLAQAVVNRLSRLYDAGALEAIMDGIAIDLSSEEAADASAKALEAKLRDDPLKPEVKVTTMYDPVRELRSLRVARTHHGNQKISVLDQDFQLTADYQQLINTANTFKGLIGTGAVIKRGERSMAVTDFKSAMKWLLADAERNISKQRYKGLGEMNPGQLWETTMDPTVRRLLRVQIEDAIAADGIFTTLMGDDVEPRRAFIESNALRAGNIDV, from the coding sequence ATGACTGAAACGAACAATTCGCAACCCGACAACAGCTACGGCGCATCCTCGATTCAGATCCTCGAAGGTCTGGAGGCGGTGCGCAAGCGGCCCGGGATGTACATCGGGGATACATCGGACGGGACCGGTCTGCATCACCTCGTATTCGAAGTGCTGGACAACTCCATCGACGAAGCGTTGGCGGGGCATTGCAACGACATCCAGGTGATCATTCACGCGGACAACTCCATTTCCATCACCGACAACGGCCGCGGCGTGCCGACCGGTCTGAAGATGGACGACAAGCACGATCCGAAGCGCAGCGCCGCTGAAATCGTGATGACCGAGCTGCACGCCGGCGGCAAGTTCGACCAGAACAGCTACAAGGTGTCCGGCGGCCTGCACGGCGTGGGCGTGTCGTGCGTGAACGCGCTGTCGGCGTGGCTGCGTTTGACCATTCGCCGCGACGGCAAGAAGCACTTCATGGAATTCCACCGTGGCGTGCCGCAGAACCGCATTATCGAAGAGATCGACGGCGTGGCTGTTTCGCCGATCCAAGTCACCGGCGAGACCGAGAACCGCGGTACCGAAGTGCACTTCCTCGCCGACGAGACGATTTTCGGCAACATCGAATATCACTACGACATTCTGGCCAAGCGGATTCGCGAACTGTCGTTCCTGAATAACGGCGTGCGAATCAAGCTGACCGACCAGCGCACCGGCAAGGAAGAAGATTTCGCGTTCGTGGGCGGCGTGAAGGGCTTTGTCGAGTACATCAATAAGAACAAGTCCGTGCTGCACCCGAACATTTTCCACATCAGCGGCGAGAAAGACGGCGTGGGCGTGGAAGTGGCGATGCAGTGGAACGACAGCTACAACGAAAACGTGCTGTGCTTCACGAACAACATTCCGCAGCGTGATGGCGGGACGCACTTGACCGGGTTGCGTGCCGCGATGACGCGCGTGTTGAACAAGTACATCAACGATCACGAAGTCGCGAAGAAGGCGAAGGTTGAGACTTCTGGCGACGATATGCGTGAAGGGTTGTCGTGCGTGCTGTCGGTGAAGGTGCCGGAGCCGAAGTTCAGCGCGCAGACGAAGGACAAGCTGGTGTCGTCGGAAGTGCGCGCGCCGGTGGAAGACGTGGTCGCGAAGGCGCTCGAAGAGTTTCTGCTTGAGACGCCGAATGACGCGAAGATTATTTGCAGCAAGATTGTCGATGCGGCGCGCGCGCGGGATGCGGCTCGGAAGGCGCGTGAGATGACGCGTCGCAAGGGTGTGCTCGACGGCGTGGGTCTGCCTGGGAAGCTGGCAGATTGCCAGGAGAAAGACCCGGCGAAGTCCGAGATTTATATCGTCGAGGGTGACTCGGCAGGCGGGTCGGCGAAGCAGGGCCGGGATCGGAAGTTTCAGGCGATTTTGCCGCTGCGCGGCAAGGTGCTGAATGTGGAGAAGGCGCGGTATGACAAGCTGCTTTCTTCGGAGCAGATTGTGACGCTGATTACGGCGCTCGGCTGCGGGATTGGTAAGGAAGACTACAACCTCGATAAGCTGCGTTATCACCGCATCATCATCATGACCGATGCTGACGTTGACGGTGCGCACATTCGGACGCTGTTGTTGACGTTCTTCTATCGGCAAATGCCGGAGATGATCGAGCGTGGGTATATCTATATCGCGCAGCCGCCGCTGTTTAAGATCAAGGCCGGGAAGGATGAGCGGTATTTGAAGGATGAGGCTGAGGTTAATGCTCACATTCTGAAGCTGGCGCTGCAGGGGTCGGAGTTGTCGGCTTCTGAAGGTTCGACTCCGATTACAGGCGATGCTTTGGGTGAGTTGGCCCGGGCTTATTTGCTGGCTCAGGCGGTTGTTAATCGGTTGAGCCGGTTGTATGACGCTGGGGCGCTCGAGGCCATCATGGATGGGATTGCGATCGACCTGTCCAGCGAGGAAGCGGCTGATGCGTCCGCCAAGGCTCTGGAAGCGAAGCTAAGGGATGATCCGTTGAAGCCTGAAGTTAAGGTTACGACGATGTATGACCCTGTGCGTGAACTGCGCTCGCTGCGGGTTGCGAGGACGCATCATGGGAATCAGAAGATTTCTGTGTTGGATCAGGATTTTCAGCTCACTGCTGACTATCAACAGCTGATCAATACCGCTAATACGTTTAAGGGGTTGATTGGGACTGGCGCTGTCATTAAACGTGGCGAGCGGAGTATGGCTGTTACTGACTTTAAGTCGGCGATGAAGTGGTTGCTGGCTGATGCTGAACGCAACATCTCGAAGCAGCGCTATAAGGGTCTCGGTGAGATGAACCCTGGGCAGCTTTGGGAGACAACGATGGATCCGACTGTGCGTCGTTTGCTGAGGGTGCAGATTGAGGATGCTATTGCGGCTGATGGCATTTTCACTACGCTCATGGGGGATGATGTGGAGCCGCGTAGGGCTTTCATTGAGTCGAATGCGTTGCGGGCGGGGAATATTGATGTTTGA
- a CDS encoding PAAR domain-containing protein: MRSLRVFFIVRTVRVPRYLIDAFVEDFSPIHFRPHRRSRTKAAIEFHSADIILKYSPASHSHGGHVTSGASNSKTGGQPIARLGDAAMCEIHGITSISKVSGKVMLDGKEAACDGDELACGGRLIASQVDTGSR, encoded by the coding sequence TTGAGAAGCTTACGGGTCTTTTTTATAGTTCGGACTGTCCGCGTCCCGCGGTATCTCATAGACGCCTTTGTTGAAGATTTTTCACCGATCCATTTTCGTCCGCACCGGCGATCACGCACTAAAGCAGCCATCGAGTTTCATTCCGCCGACATCATATTAAAGTATTCTCCCGCTTCCCATAGCCACGGCGGGCATGTGACGTCGGGCGCGTCGAACTCGAAAACTGGCGGGCAACCCATCGCCCGTCTGGGTGACGCCGCAATGTGCGAGATCCACGGCATTACTTCGATTTCCAAGGTTTCGGGCAAGGTCATGCTCGACGGCAAGGAGGCCGCGTGTGATGGCGACGAACTCGCCTGCGGCGGTCGATTGATAGCGAGTCAGGTCGACACGGGTAGCCGCTGA
- a CDS encoding contractile injection system protein, VgrG/Pvc8 family has protein sequence MTLRETLSVLEGRTNTPIFRTLSVSDVIEKLLGEWQKKSPAFARALDFDLSSLDHAKYPVRETLLQFHESDADFIRQGEGGSVAARTLKRILCVVCSPPTFEHFVTRADVTCVFLGVCIPR, from the coding sequence TTGACCCTGCGCGAGACGTTATCGGTGCTGGAGGGGCGGACCAATACGCCCATCTTCCGCACGCTGAGCGTGTCCGATGTGATCGAGAAGCTGCTGGGCGAATGGCAGAAAAAGAGTCCGGCGTTTGCGCGCGCGCTCGATTTCGACCTGTCGTCGCTGGATCACGCGAAGTATCCGGTGCGCGAGACGCTGTTGCAGTTTCACGAGTCGGACGCAGATTTCATCCGGCAAGGAGAGGGCGGAAGCGTAGCTGCGCGAACCTTGAAGCGCATCCTTTGCGTAGTATGCAGTCCACCCACCTTTGAGCATTTTGTGACGCGCGCTGACGTAACTTGCGTTTTTCTTGGGGTGTGCATACCAAGATAG